The window ATCCCTACACTAATTACACTTCAAATTTGGATAAGTTTATGTTGCAATCTTAAATATATTCTTTAAGAAGTGTTGCAATTTTAAATCACTGCTCCAAGTATTATTAGGAAACAAAACTCATGTTTTATGGGTTCAATGAAgcataaaacatatatataacacacGGTTATTCCGTTTATACACTTTGGGctatacttatttttttttaccaaacctttttttattgaaaattttgaaaataaatgagcTGCAACACTTTTTATAGGATGAATCAAAATTAGTGTGTGaattaactaaaattcaaCCATTTCGACATTTATTTAAGCTTtgttaaaatttcaacatttatttaaactttgttaaaatttcaacatttatttaaactttgttaaaatttcaacatttatttaaactttgttaaaatttcaacatttatttaaactttgttaaaatgGGACGTTTACATGCCTAACAAGTTCgatgtcaaattttatttttaggatATAGTCCTagcatatatatttaagtatTACTATGAAGAGATagttgctatatatttaagtATTACTATGAAGAGAATGTTTGAAAGTGTCTTATTCAAGATCGATCATAATCATGCTTTTTACggttaaaaatcaattttgatggATGGAAAGCgtaaaagtgaaataaaatgatgattaattctaatgaaatattttttagtaattttgaacataataaaaatgattaaaaccattcaaaattacttccaaacaaactaaaaatacCTGGATGATCCAAAAGAACTCTTATGATTAATTGGGGCAAACATCCCAACCTCAAAAGACTGAAGTTTAACCCTTTCTGCAAGTTCCAAACAGTTCGAAACTTCAATTAGGATGAGCGAGCAATTGAACTATATATCACAATAtcaaaaaagttcaaaatgtaTAGTGATGATGCTGAAAAATCCAACATGTTTAATGGCCCAAAAAAATGTGCATAATCTATGCGTTATTGATAAGCAAGCGTGTGTATTATTTAGCAAACGAATGATATATTTCCATACAAAAGTCAAAAGAATATAACCGCACAACCTATACAAAACCAGGGTGGTAGTAAAACGTATGGGTAAGTGGAACTTGGAACTGAAAGATTTGTACAATAAACAAGCATGTATGAAGAAACTGTCCGAGTAGTACTGATCCCATCACCAAAATCCTAATGTTGCTGCAACGAGAATCCATCAACAATTGAAGCCCCCGCACACAGACAAAATGATAATCAGAATCAACGCGAGTATGATTGCAAGAACTATCAGCTTCATCTTCATGTTCTGATACCACATCTTTCTCCTCATTTTCGTTCCTTGCTGCCTAAAATCTTGTGCCTGCAGATATCATTCTCAATTGAATTATgaattcacaaaaaaaaacaaaaaaacaaaaaaaaattgtgtatttCCTATTTTGTAAACATGATCTCTTGTTTTTACGACAACTTTCTCCATTGTAAGCAGAGGCCATTAACTCATTGTAAGCACAGAGCTAAGCACAGTGCTATGTGAAACATGAGACCATGACACGAATaacctaaaaaattaaaatcatgtAGCACAGATATGATCTATCATGTTCCTGCAAGTTTTGAATGCAAGTTATATAGCTTAGTAACAACTTCAATTTATCTACAGATAGTTTTGCAAACAAATATGATATCTGAATGTCATCAATTGATCATTCATAAACTACGcgctttctctaatttttataacaACTATACTTATGCATTATACAGAAGAATGTATACTTTTAAGATCGCCAATCATAATTTAGTGAGCCATGCAAAAGGATCTGACAATGACCTGAGATCGAAGGTTTTCTGTCTTATCCACTAGTAGCTCAATCTTCTCTCCACGATCAAGAACCTGTTGAGAGGACAATTGGTGAATAAACCCGACATTTTCATATccagaaaaatgaaataaaagagaaatcaGATCAAATGTTATAATAAACAGAATAAGACCTTCTCCTAATTTTACCTTCTCAATGTTTTCCATCATCACTCCTTTGACTTCAGAAACCTGTGCTTTCACTTTGGCAAGCTTACTGATCTCCTCTGGGTGCTCCACACAATACTTCATATGCTCCTTCAGTTTGGacctatattaaaaaaatataatgttgtTGGAATCAAAATACAAGTcttaattgtttatatataatattagatAAGAGATAATGGGGCATTCATTTAATAATTCCcattaaatgataataatgtacccaaattctttgttcaaGCTATTAGCAGTTGCTGTCATGGCCTTTCCACCACCATATCTCTTCACAAAGTCTTCATTAACTCGTTCAAGGAATGCAATAGGGATCTGTCGGCCAGCAGTCTCAACTGCAACCACACAGTAAGCTGTAACGCCAAAAAGATGTAATCAGTTAGATTTACttatataaacataaagaCAGTAGCACAAGCAAACACAGAGTCATATGTAGTATGTATATGCTTTATGGACCAAATAGTTCAGAATCGTTGATTGAATGTTTTTCCATAATTAGATAATCATGGTTCACAAATATATCCTccattgttttgaattgaagGTGAATTTCTTGACTGGAACTTAAAcgaaaatagtaattaatgaCAAATTGACAATGATGAAACACGCTCAGGAACCATGTACATGAACTGAGATGAGAAACATCCTCAAGACTACAGTCTTCAATCAAATAGCTTAAATAGTAGCTTACAGAACAAGGAGAGTGGGTGATTAACAAAACAGGAGAACGCTAATTTTACAGAACTgtgattagagaaaaagaacCTCGAAAcggaaattagtataaaagaatttattgtCCTCACAAACAGAGGAGGTTAGCGTTTCGAGGCTTCAGAAATATTGATACTACGAGTTTTCGAGTACCACATCAGCAACAGTTCtctaaaattgacaaactcAAGAGACacattcaaaaagaaaaagaaaaaaaaaagccgaAACAAATCTCCAAGAAAACGTTTTCGAAAGCGAAAGCGATGTGGAATAAATACCGAGATGtgacattaattaaataactcGTTCAGTTATTCACCAAGAAATTTTCACGATCGTTCTTTTCAATATCGTcatatctttcaaaataaaatgatatttacaGAACTGAATCCTCCATCAATGATCTCCTCAgaaaatttctattatttccACTCCGAGATAACAACGCGTTAAGAATCGCATCTGACGGAACATATCAATACCGAAACAGTTATAAAACTAAAGGAGTGAATCAGAAAGAATGGTCTAATATATACATGCATAAGAGTTAAACAGATATAAAACAATGGATCAAAAGAGGAAagacatgaaaagaaaaccatgTGAAAAAGGATGGAAtggattgaaaagaaaaaagaggagatAGAGAAAGTTACTGAATCCATTGTCGACAAGATAGTTGAAGGTGTGACCATCGCAATTGTAAGTGAACTTATTATTGGTGGCGGGAAGTTTGTGAAGGCACTGGGAGGCTATACTGGTGAAATTGCCGGTGAATTCTGTATACTCAGCGAGAATTACAGTTCCACGCGCAACGAAACTGTAGATCAAGGATTGTTGCCCcatggaagaagatgaatattGCCCTAATTCAAACAGGGGAAGAAATAGAGAgcgagagagaaagagatagaGGGGAAAATGGGAGAGAAAATGAAGGCTTTGCTTGAAGGAGAAGCTTGAAAAGTTGGCATGTCTCTGTGTTCGTTCTATTGAGTTAGTTGTAGCTACCCTTTGATTTCATCGAAAATAACGGAAATGCCACCctacttttcttctctttttttctcgctcataattaaatatttaattgtgTAGATTacgtttttcttaaaattaacattttttttatttttttcaatgtatttaaaaattaagtcatGGTGTCACCGGATCAAACTTACGAACATTCGTGTCAATTATTGTTAAGctaagttaaatttgataggattaatatatctaataaacttttaattttatattaataaatattttgcctatttaataattattatatttacgatatttgaaattgaattaagTGGTGTTCGAACTAAAAATTCAtgagttttaattaatatgaggATAGTTTAAACCACATAAATTTAGTACCATCAATCTAATAATTCAAGCATTGATTCTTCTAGTCCATTTTGTAAAGAAACGTGAATCttaaaaacatcattaaata of the Cucumis sativus cultivar 9930 chromosome 3, Cucumber_9930_V3, whole genome shotgun sequence genome contains:
- the LOC101209406 gene encoding vesicle-associated membrane protein 722: MGQQSLIYSFVARGTVILAEYTEFTGNFTSIASQCLHKLPATNNKFTYNCDGHTFNYLVDNGFTYCVVAVETAGRQIPIAFLERVNEDFVKRYGGGKAMTATANSLNKEFGSKLKEHMKYCVEHPEEISKLAKVKAQVSEVKGVMMENIEKVLDRGEKIELLVDKTENLRSQAQDFRQQGTKMRRKMWYQNMKMKLIVLAIILALILIIILSVCGGFNC